In the Leptospira sp. WS4.C2 genome, one interval contains:
- a CDS encoding HPP family protein, whose protein sequence is MFFWIHDGRILPNPPATYADRVHKIHPGGKSTPISGEGEESTNTSLGSFLHRSPGDVYQESAGQTERTVYFLHEIMSTPAITQKSTETIANCLDFMLEKGIRHLPITNEMGTLVGFISDRDILEKSKSYERDWPVSDIMIKRVLVGSPGSEIRGVTQVLLEERIGCIPVVNDDNQPIGMITRSDLLRLLLKYPNLNIIA, encoded by the coding sequence ATGTTCTTTTGGATACATGATGGGCGTATTTTGCCAAATCCGCCGGCCACTTATGCAGATCGGGTCCACAAAATCCATCCTGGGGGGAAATCTACCCCCATTTCTGGTGAGGGAGAGGAATCAACCAATACTTCCCTTGGTTCTTTTTTACACCGTTCCCCTGGGGATGTTTACCAAGAATCCGCCGGCCAAACGGAAAGAACTGTCTATTTCCTGCACGAGATCATGTCAACGCCTGCCATCACCCAAAAGTCCACAGAAACGATTGCCAACTGTTTGGACTTTATGTTGGAAAAAGGAATCCGCCACCTCCCGATTACCAATGAAATGGGAACCCTTGTGGGATTTATTTCTGATCGCGATATCCTCGAAAAAAGTAAATCTTATGAAAGGGACTGGCCCGTTTCTGACATTATGATCAAACGAGTATTAGTTGGCTCTCCGGGATCGGAAATTAGAGGGGTCACCCAAGTCCTTTTAGAAGAAAGAATTGGATGTATTCCTGTCGTAAATGACGATAATCAACCTATTGGTATGATCACAAGGTCGGATTTACTTCGTTTGTTACTGAAGTATCCAAATTTGAATATCATCGCTTAA
- a CDS encoding long-chain fatty acid--CoA ligase codes for MIQNYENLYQALAHVAETLPNKVSFRKRKSATEFPGISFGDLKQFVDHLTLGFIDLGVEVGDRIGFFCDATVNWLRTDMAILTSGAVVVPRGTDIVREEILYILNHSEAKYLVVQKPKDKKRIDDLLGELPHLKQIFILETDQGELYEGENSILSIVKKGKDRWNSDGKQTLEARIKQTDPDALATLIYTSGTTGNPKGVMLSQKGWITAIQNTISRLDMNSNDNAVSLLPPWHAFERAIEYAGIFLGLDFLVSNMSSLKDDLRDFRPTIFPSVPRIWESVYNGIIAKVAKEGGFKEKLFHFFLKVGSTWAHYYAMCFGFEFEIKKPNILVSIAKRTYALVMLTLLSPLKLISIKIFSAIHKALGGKIRICISAGSALPSVVDGFLSAIGLKVLEGYGMTETSAVVSIRSNTKPTKGTVGIPIDGYQIRLKDDAGKVVTSVGAKGTLWIKSKQILKGYYKRPELNQVVFDAEGFFDTGDLMMISHRNELVFAGRSKDTIALIGGENVEPIPIEDKLLTSPFIDQVMVVGHDKKTLGALIVPNFEAVEAKIPGISKEKAGEWNSHPKVRELYRAEISRIISRENGFKGFEMIPANNFYVVSRPFDPDTEMTRTLKMKRNVISDVFSKQIEGIYQ; via the coding sequence ATGATCCAAAACTACGAAAACCTCTACCAAGCATTAGCCCACGTTGCAGAAACTCTTCCAAACAAAGTTTCCTTTCGGAAGAGAAAATCGGCTACTGAATTCCCTGGGATCAGTTTTGGAGATTTGAAACAGTTTGTCGACCACTTGACTTTGGGTTTTATCGATCTTGGTGTCGAGGTGGGCGACCGAATTGGGTTTTTCTGCGATGCCACTGTCAATTGGCTACGCACCGATATGGCCATCCTCACTTCTGGAGCGGTTGTGGTTCCCAGGGGAACAGACATTGTCCGGGAAGAGATTCTTTATATCTTAAATCATTCGGAAGCCAAATACCTTGTGGTTCAAAAACCAAAGGATAAAAAACGCATCGATGATCTGTTAGGTGAGCTTCCCCATTTAAAACAAATTTTTATTTTAGAAACAGACCAAGGGGAATTGTATGAAGGTGAAAATTCTATCCTTTCCATTGTAAAAAAAGGAAAAGATAGATGGAATAGTGACGGCAAACAAACGTTAGAAGCTAGGATCAAACAAACCGATCCTGATGCCCTTGCCACTTTGATTTATACCTCAGGAACTACGGGCAACCCCAAAGGGGTGATGTTGTCTCAAAAAGGTTGGATCACCGCCATCCAGAATACGATTTCCAGGTTGGATATGAATTCCAACGACAATGCCGTAAGTTTACTTCCCCCTTGGCATGCATTTGAAAGAGCCATTGAATACGCAGGAATTTTTCTTGGACTCGACTTTTTAGTTTCGAATATGTCATCCTTAAAAGATGACCTAAGGGACTTCCGTCCGACTATATTCCCTTCGGTTCCTCGGATTTGGGAATCGGTTTATAACGGGATCATTGCCAAAGTTGCCAAAGAAGGTGGATTTAAAGAAAAATTATTCCATTTTTTTTTGAAAGTAGGATCTACCTGGGCCCATTACTATGCCATGTGTTTTGGATTTGAATTCGAAATCAAAAAACCAAATATTTTGGTCTCAATAGCCAAAAGAACCTATGCGTTAGTGATGTTGACTTTACTTTCCCCTTTGAAACTAATAAGCATCAAAATCTTTTCTGCCATCCATAAGGCGTTAGGCGGTAAAATTCGTATTTGTATATCGGCAGGATCGGCTCTTCCCAGTGTTGTGGATGGATTTTTATCTGCCATTGGACTCAAAGTTTTAGAAGGGTATGGGATGACAGAAACGTCTGCCGTTGTTTCCATTCGTTCCAACACCAAACCAACCAAAGGTACTGTGGGAATTCCTATCGATGGTTATCAAATTCGTTTGAAGGATGATGCAGGTAAGGTGGTGACATCTGTTGGTGCGAAGGGAACTCTTTGGATCAAATCCAAACAAATCCTTAAAGGTTATTATAAACGTCCTGAACTGAACCAAGTAGTCTTTGATGCTGAAGGATTTTTTGATACTGGAGATCTTATGATGATCTCTCATAGAAATGAATTGGTTTTTGCGGGTCGTTCCAAAGATACCATTGCTCTGATCGGTGGAGAAAACGTAGAACCCATCCCCATAGAAGACAAACTTCTTACTTCCCCCTTTATTGACCAAGTGATGGTGGTAGGACATGATAAAAAAACTCTTGGGGCACTGATTGTTCCTAACTTCGAAGCAGTAGAAGCTAAAATTCCAGGAATTTCCAAGGAAAAAGCAGGGGAATGGAATTCCCATCCCAAGGTTCGAGAATTATACCGAGCCGAGATTTCACGCATTATATCTCGCGAAAACGGATTCAAAGGTTTTGAGATGATACCAGCTAACAATTTCTATGTGGTATCTCGTCCCTTTGATCCCGATACCGAAATGACAAGAACTTTAAAAATGAAGCGAAATGTCATTTCGGATGTATTCTCAAAACAAATAGAAGGAATTTACCAATGA
- a CDS encoding acyl-CoA dehydrogenase family protein, giving the protein MIHPKLNPYLNEEERSFYNTVFQFSEDKVFPSAEERDEKEIWSDELWKEFSKAGLTGLTIPSEYGGEGASCLQCSIATDAFASGCLDGGMGLSWVAHLVIGTMPIIFQGTKEQKSKYLPKLSTGEWMAGFALTEPASGSDAASLLTKAEEVAGGWKLNGTKMYITNGPVGQVFIVMARTSEKGRGPMGISAFIVESNTPGFKVSKVLKKLGHHTSMTAELVFEEMVIPKENLLGPLNTGFMRIGKETLEWERTVFVAGLAGAMEFCFRKGLRYANERVQFGKPISSFYGMRDILVRNWVYIQAARRLIYWVAERKDRGVPSPLESSLGKLITSEIAEDVAKDSVQLFGGYGYMKEYSVERFYRDVKLGTIGGGTSEIQRSIISSLYSGKEKFQKEFSKLGKESSLTDKIQNVLFDIIISMDAEPNRKKLQSVEFAFADVLSIFVILSLSEIDLHKSTEYYSLDEKLMDRKLLSYYLVGKYLMSFTRLSNYVPSELTRLWENYSQLGNSIEETVQNRFQSLQELL; this is encoded by the coding sequence ATGATACACCCGAAACTGAACCCTTATTTAAATGAGGAGGAAAGAAGTTTTTACAATACAGTGTTCCAATTTTCAGAAGACAAAGTGTTTCCCTCTGCAGAAGAAAGAGACGAAAAAGAAATTTGGTCAGACGAATTATGGAAAGAATTCAGTAAAGCCGGCCTCACAGGCCTCACCATTCCGTCGGAATATGGTGGTGAAGGTGCCAGTTGTTTACAATGTTCGATTGCAACAGATGCTTTTGCATCAGGATGTTTGGATGGGGGAATGGGACTTTCCTGGGTTGCCCATTTGGTAATAGGCACTATGCCCATAATCTTCCAAGGAACCAAAGAACAAAAATCCAAATACCTTCCTAAACTTTCTACGGGAGAATGGATGGCGGGTTTTGCATTAACAGAACCTGCTTCTGGATCCGATGCTGCCTCTCTATTAACGAAAGCTGAAGAAGTGGCCGGCGGATGGAAATTAAACGGAACCAAAATGTATATCACCAATGGTCCCGTAGGACAGGTGTTTATTGTAATGGCGAGAACTTCTGAAAAAGGACGGGGGCCAATGGGGATCTCTGCTTTCATTGTAGAAAGTAATACACCTGGTTTTAAAGTAAGTAAGGTTTTGAAAAAATTGGGTCACCATACTTCAATGACCGCCGAACTTGTGTTTGAAGAGATGGTTATTCCAAAAGAAAATTTACTTGGGCCTTTGAATACTGGTTTTATGCGAATTGGTAAAGAAACTTTGGAATGGGAAAGAACTGTATTTGTCGCCGGCCTTGCAGGTGCCATGGAGTTTTGTTTTCGTAAAGGCCTTCGGTATGCAAACGAAAGAGTGCAATTTGGGAAACCTATTTCCAGCTTTTATGGAATGCGTGATATTCTTGTCCGGAACTGGGTGTACATACAAGCGGCTCGAAGGTTAATTTATTGGGTCGCAGAAAGAAAGGATAGAGGGGTACCTTCTCCATTAGAAAGTAGTTTGGGAAAACTCATCACATCGGAAATTGCCGAGGACGTTGCTAAGGATTCCGTACAGTTGTTTGGTGGGTATGGATATATGAAGGAATACTCTGTCGAAAGATTTTACCGCGATGTGAAATTAGGAACGATCGGCGGGGGCACAAGTGAAATCCAAAGGTCGATCATATCTTCCTTATATTCAGGAAAAGAAAAGTTTCAAAAAGAATTCTCGAAATTGGGAAAAGAGTCCTCACTCACCGACAAAATTCAAAATGTACTATTCGATATCATCATTTCCATGGATGCAGAACCTAACCGTAAAAAGTTACAATCGGTTGAATTTGCCTTTGCCGATGTTTTGTCCATTTTTGTGATTCTTTCTTTGTCAGAAATTGATTTACATAAATCCACAGAATACTATTCTCTTGATGAAAAATTGATGGATCGAAAGTTACTTTCGTATTATCTTGTGGGGAAGTATCTTATGTCATTTACTAGACTTTCCAACTATGTTCCTTCTGAACTGACCCGATTGTGGGAAAATTATTCCCAATTGGGCAATTCCATTGAGGAAACTGTGCAGAATCGTTTCCAATCGCTTCAGGAACTTTTGTAG
- a CDS encoding sensor histidine kinase, whose translation MKAAGRIAFLYLLFGYIWIYFSDYAISLIFESAEDIREIQSIKGWGFVTVSAVIIFVLLVRELQRQKRVLFAKFESDQLFQVILERIEDAVIVFNLDTWKIDFLSEQVSRLFDIPTKEIVIHPELLIERVHEADRDRMTNIWMNQLRENHTGLLYRIRMLDGKVKWALEHRLFIPTKEGSANKAVAVITDMTSYMENQSKLERSLRENETLLTEVHHRVKNNLAVIISFLQLQVYSSPPETADILEQSIVRIKAIALVHEKLYSSKNLSGLSSVDYITSLVENIKLMYMRTDILIELDVQQLEFNIVDAIPMGLMITEMLTNSFRHAFVKGQPEALIKIDFIVTDKHNYELKYRDNGVGFPPGFNYKKAESIGLSVIFSLCSQMNGREVECSSSPNEGVFYHFAFSPKKVIPKDNSNVSKG comes from the coding sequence ATGAAAGCAGCGGGCCGAATAGCATTTTTATATTTGTTATTCGGCTACATCTGGATTTATTTTTCAGATTATGCAATTTCACTTATATTCGAATCAGCAGAGGACATTCGGGAAATCCAGAGCATAAAGGGATGGGGATTTGTCACTGTATCCGCAGTGATTATCTTTGTTCTTTTGGTTCGGGAGTTACAAAGACAAAAGCGAGTGTTATTTGCAAAGTTCGAGTCTGACCAACTTTTTCAAGTCATTTTGGAACGAATCGAAGACGCTGTCATCGTATTCAATTTAGATACTTGGAAAATTGATTTTTTAAGCGAACAAGTCTCCCGACTTTTCGATATTCCCACCAAAGAAATCGTCATTCATCCTGAACTTCTTATCGAACGGGTCCACGAAGCAGATAGGGACAGAATGACCAATATTTGGATGAATCAATTACGGGAAAATCATACTGGACTTTTGTATCGTATACGCATGTTGGATGGTAAAGTTAAATGGGCTTTGGAACATAGACTCTTTATTCCCACCAAAGAGGGAAGTGCTAACAAAGCTGTTGCAGTCATCACGGATATGACCAGTTATATGGAAAACCAGTCCAAACTGGAAAGATCTTTACGAGAAAACGAAACCTTACTTACAGAAGTCCACCATCGGGTAAAAAATAATTTAGCAGTCATCATTTCGTTTTTACAATTGCAGGTTTATTCTTCTCCACCGGAAACCGCTGATATTTTAGAACAAAGTATTGTTCGCATCAAGGCGATTGCACTAGTTCATGAAAAACTATACAGTAGTAAAAATCTATCAGGTCTTAGTTCCGTTGACTATATCACAAGTCTTGTTGAAAATATTAAACTAATGTATATGAGGACTGATATCCTCATTGAGTTGGATGTCCAACAACTGGAATTCAACATTGTGGATGCGATTCCTATGGGGCTTATGATTACAGAAATGTTAACCAATAGTTTTCGACATGCTTTTGTGAAAGGGCAACCAGAAGCTTTGATAAAAATTGATTTTATTGTTACTGATAAACACAATTACGAATTAAAATACAGAGACAATGGAGTTGGTTTTCCTCCGGGTTTTAATTATAAAAAGGCCGAGTCTATCGGTTTATCTGTTATTTTTTCTTTATGCAGTCAAATGAATGGTCGTGAGGTAGAATGTTCTTCCTCTCCCAACGAAGGTGTGTTTTATCATTTTGCCTTCTCACCCAAAAAAGTAATTCCTAAGGACAATTCGAATGTATCAAAAGGGTAA
- a CDS encoding MaoC family dehydratase: MYQKGKSFLEIQIGDSASFTKTITETDVYLFAGISGDFNPLHVDEEYAKTTSFGTRIAHGGLAASLLAPVLGMKLPGLGTVALETTTKFRKPVYFGDTITCLVEVVEKVERLKAVRMKIVWTNQKSEVVSKGETLVIPPG, from the coding sequence ATGTATCAAAAGGGTAAAAGTTTTTTAGAGATCCAAATTGGAGATTCCGCATCCTTTACAAAAACAATCACAGAAACAGATGTGTATTTGTTTGCAGGTATCAGTGGAGATTTTAATCCTCTGCATGTAGATGAGGAATATGCAAAAACCACAAGTTTTGGTACAAGGATTGCTCACGGGGGACTTGCTGCATCACTTCTTGCACCAGTTCTTGGAATGAAGTTGCCTGGACTTGGAACCGTTGCTTTGGAAACCACAACTAAATTCAGAAAACCAGTTTATTTTGGGGATACGATTACTTGTTTGGTGGAGGTTGTAGAAAAAGTGGAACGGCTTAAAGCTGTAAGAATGAAAATCGTTTGGACCAATCAGAAGTCGGAAGTAGTGAGTAAAGGGGAAACTCTTGTCATTCCTCCCGGTTAA
- a CDS encoding DUF1292 domain-containing protein: MDMKDLGFQGDDFLPSRATEEIDLVDERGNSYQWEVFYSFSQMGNDYLVFLPSTEQEFQFVNVEMDDPDSDVPGYIVMRIGQNESGEEILEEILDEDELEEIREYVEDEIGLLGQFLNREE, encoded by the coding sequence ATGGACATGAAAGATTTAGGATTCCAAGGGGATGACTTTCTTCCTAGTCGTGCTACCGAAGAAATTGATCTTGTGGATGAGAGGGGGAACAGTTACCAATGGGAAGTATTTTATTCCTTTTCGCAAATGGGAAATGACTACCTCGTCTTCCTTCCATCAACAGAACAAGAATTTCAGTTTGTCAATGTAGAAATGGATGATCCAGATTCCGATGTACCCGGATACATTGTCATGAGAATTGGACAAAACGAATCTGGAGAAGAAATTTTAGAAGAGATATTAGATGAGGATGAACTTGAAGAAATTCGCGAATATGTAGAAGATGAAATTGGTCTTTTGGGACAATTTCTTAACCGGGAGGAATGA
- a CDS encoding HNH endonuclease, giving the protein MTETPSDSFFSDVSDEEIARERRKAKELKNSAWWKNKRSSGICHYCGKKFKVDEITMDHLIPLIRGGKSVKANLVPACKECNFKKKHSLPFEKEFFS; this is encoded by the coding sequence ATGACGGAAACTCCCTCCGATTCATTTTTTTCCGATGTTAGCGATGAAGAAATTGCTCGGGAAAGAAGGAAAGCCAAAGAACTAAAAAACAGTGCCTGGTGGAAAAACAAACGTTCTTCTGGGATCTGCCATTACTGCGGAAAAAAGTTCAAAGTGGACGAGATCACAATGGACCACCTAATTCCTCTTATTCGAGGCGGGAAGTCAGTAAAAGCTAATTTAGTTCCCGCTTGTAAAGAGTGTAATTTTAAGAAAAAACATAGTCTTCCTTTTGAGAAGGAGTTCTTTTCCTAA
- a CDS encoding acyltransferase family protein — protein sequence MGRLVYLDNLRSFALLLGIVFHAAIVYATDIKYAIQNEDRSEVLSYFCYWIHSYRMPMFYMISGFFSAMVWEKKGRSFYLEARFKRVLIPTIFGLIFLAPIQYYLTERIKTPRLEIIPFLDYFFTKDHFQHSHIWFLVDLFCFSILYSLIPKSFFTMKLWDQIPKGILRYIALVSFCFLFVFLSHTQISKGESYYGIFKLTFIFQFSFFISGVFCYHWKSILTSKDNSRIKTLTVFVWALFVYLVFKEIEIEDPLWIYFQYVNGWIRALHIFLWVLSPFLWTSFLVSIFQALGNKGGKVGSYLIEASLPIYLVHHPISLFYAYWVKDMEWGIWVKFISHILVVLGSSFLLYEFLIRKIKPLRFLFGLKNT from the coding sequence ATGGGAAGACTGGTTTACCTAGACAATTTAAGATCTTTTGCACTTTTACTCGGAATCGTATTTCATGCGGCGATTGTTTATGCCACAGACATTAAGTATGCCATCCAAAATGAGGACCGCAGTGAGGTTCTTTCTTATTTTTGTTATTGGATCCATAGTTATCGGATGCCTATGTTTTATATGATTTCCGGTTTTTTTTCGGCAATGGTTTGGGAAAAAAAGGGTAGAAGTTTTTATTTGGAAGCAAGGTTTAAACGAGTTCTCATCCCAACTATTTTTGGCCTTATTTTTTTGGCACCTATCCAATATTATCTTACAGAACGGATCAAAACGCCACGGTTAGAAATCATTCCGTTTTTAGATTATTTTTTCACCAAGGATCACTTTCAACATTCTCATATATGGTTTCTTGTGGATTTATTTTGTTTCAGTATTTTATATAGTTTGATCCCCAAATCTTTTTTTACAATGAAACTTTGGGATCAAATTCCCAAAGGGATTTTAAGATATATAGCTCTTGTTAGCTTTTGTTTTCTTTTTGTTTTTTTAAGCCATACCCAGATTTCGAAAGGTGAATCTTATTATGGGATATTCAAACTCACTTTTATATTCCAGTTTTCCTTTTTTATATCGGGAGTTTTTTGTTATCATTGGAAAAGCATTCTCACCTCGAAAGACAATTCTAGAATTAAAACATTGACTGTATTTGTTTGGGCGCTGTTTGTGTATTTGGTTTTTAAAGAAATTGAAATTGAAGATCCGCTTTGGATTTATTTTCAGTATGTGAATGGCTGGATAAGAGCCTTACATATTTTTTTATGGGTTCTATCTCCTTTCTTATGGACAAGTTTCCTTGTATCGATTTTTCAAGCCCTGGGAAACAAAGGCGGCAAAGTCGGATCCTATTTGATTGAAGCAAGCCTTCCCATCTATTTAGTCCACCATCCTATATCTTTGTTTTATGCTTATTGGGTGAAAGATATGGAATGGGGGATATGGGTGAAGTTTATTTCCCATATCCTCGTAGTTTTAGGATCTAGCTTTCTTTTGTATGAATTTTTAATCCGAAAGATCAAACCTCTTCGGTTTCTCTTCGGATTAAAAAATACATAA
- a CDS encoding flavin monoamine oxidase family protein: MNRKSFLQKISAVTLGAGFILPKKSFGQTTTTTTAETKPKSSGGKKAIVLGGGLSGLYSAYLLKQTGYEVTVIERGEKLGGRIATYENSEIGILQDLGGEWIGDGQSDIKSLVKQLNLDLVPSNIADRFSLQKSNNDLLKISPTSIETLDKVIDLHKSLGTTQKQGLDKINFASYARYQGLTEEEIRSMNDLYRVILGADFNQISSESVLDDLSALQSALKPKFQVRGGAERIIKELTNSLRNQEILLGETVTKVSQQKNQVTVELSSGRSVKGGLVICSLPAAAVLDIKWTPGLPKDLIYSALRMQTGKISKNLSLVKSKESLSKLFLSTNTAAETLYVSESAIGSNVTAVTSISTGDRASLFEKGSDRQKKNLMTSSLEEIGELELIPESPFVFHSFQKTTGRAGFVSLFPPGSFGIKDIWTEPFERVFFAGEHLAFHTGSMDSAVASAIQAVSKT; this comes from the coding sequence ATGAATCGAAAAAGTTTCCTACAAAAGATAAGTGCTGTTACCTTAGGGGCAGGCTTTATACTTCCCAAAAAATCATTCGGACAAACCACAACTACGACAACCGCAGAAACCAAACCTAAATCTAGCGGTGGCAAAAAAGCCATTGTCCTCGGCGGAGGGCTCTCCGGTCTCTACTCAGCTTATTTATTGAAACAAACGGGATATGAAGTCACTGTCATTGAACGCGGAGAAAAGTTGGGTGGTCGAATTGCCACGTATGAAAACTCGGAAATTGGAATCTTACAAGATTTAGGTGGTGAATGGATCGGAGATGGCCAATCAGATATCAAAAGTTTGGTAAAACAACTTAACTTAGATTTGGTGCCTTCCAATATAGCGGATCGTTTTTCGCTTCAAAAATCCAATAACGATCTATTAAAAATCTCCCCTACTTCTATTGAGACCCTTGACAAAGTCATTGATTTACATAAGTCTTTAGGAACCACACAAAAACAAGGGTTAGACAAAATCAACTTTGCCTCTTATGCCCGTTACCAAGGTTTGACCGAAGAAGAAATTCGATCTATGAACGATCTTTATCGAGTGATTCTCGGTGCTGACTTCAACCAGATATCCAGCGAATCGGTTTTAGATGATCTTTCTGCTTTACAATCTGCACTCAAACCCAAGTTCCAAGTGCGAGGCGGTGCTGAACGAATCATTAAAGAACTCACAAACTCTTTGCGTAACCAAGAAATACTTTTAGGAGAAACTGTTACAAAAGTTTCCCAACAAAAAAACCAGGTCACTGTTGAACTATCTTCCGGAAGGTCGGTAAAAGGCGGTCTGGTTATTTGTTCCCTTCCTGCTGCTGCAGTCCTTGATATCAAATGGACACCCGGTCTTCCGAAAGATCTGATTTACTCTGCGTTACGCATGCAAACAGGTAAAATTTCCAAAAATTTGAGTCTCGTAAAATCGAAAGAGTCTCTATCTAAATTATTTCTATCGACTAATACAGCTGCAGAAACATTGTATGTTTCCGAATCTGCCATTGGATCAAACGTAACAGCTGTTACCTCTATCTCGACAGGGGATCGAGCTTCCTTGTTTGAAAAAGGAAGTGACCGTCAGAAAAAAAATCTAATGACATCTTCTTTGGAAGAAATTGGTGAATTGGAATTGATTCCCGAATCCCCATTTGTTTTCCATAGTTTCCAAAAAACAACAGGAAGAGCCGGATTTGTTTCCTTATTTCCTCCAGGTAGTTTTGGGATTAAAGATATTTGGACTGAACCCTTCGAAAGAGTATTTTTTGCAGGGGAACATTTAGCATTCCATACCGGAAGTATGGATTCGGCTGTTGCCTCCGCAATCCAAGCAGTCAGTAAAACCTAG